CGAATCGCGTTGTCGAGCGGATCTCCCGAGCGGGACTTGGCCTTCAGCACCGCGGGACGAATGCTGTTGACGAGGGGACCGATGGAGCCGGGCAAGGCATCGCGATCGTCGAGGTGCTTGACGGCGGCCTTGACCGCGCCACACTCGCTGTGTCCGAGCACCATGACGAGGGACGTGCCCAGCTCGACGATGCCGTACTCGATGCTCCCCTTGACGAAGGCGCCCGCCCCTCCGATCACATTGCCGGCCACGCGTACGACGAAGAGGTCGCCCACCCCTTGGTCGAAGAGAATTTCGGGCGGCACGCGCGAGTCCGCGCAGCCCACGATCACGGCCAGGGGGCGCTGGCCCTCCGCGAGCGGCCGAAAGTCCTCCGGCCTCCGGCGCGGACTCAGCGGCGCCCCCCTCACGAACCGCTCATTGCCTTCGCGCAGCCGTCGGAGCACCTCATCCGGCGGTGGTCCCGCCCCGCCCGGCCCCGCGGCGTGCGTCGCGGGACTCCGCGCGAGGACAAGCCCTGCTCCCAGGGCGGTGAGGCGCAGCACATCGCGGCGCGAGAAGCCCGCTCCCCGGCCGGACACGAGCGTGGAGGCCGCCGATCTAGCGAACGCGGAGAACGCGCGCCGCCTTGCCATACTGGGCGGGCGAGACCCACAGGATGGCGCCGTAGCGTCCCTTGCCCGCCTGCACGGCATCGATGGCGATGACATTGATCCGCTTCGCCGCGAGCTTGCTGAGCAGCCGCGCTCCCGCGCCCACGCGATCGTCGCCCGAGACGAGGAAGGCGCGCTTGGGCCCCGCGATCTTCCACTTGGCCTTCTTGGCCACCTTGCGGAAGGCCGACGGATTCGCCGGCACGAAGTCCATCTGCGCGTTCCCTCGATGCGGAAAGCCGGAGAAGGCGACCAAGTTGACTCCCGCTTCATGGAGCACGGCGAGCGCCCGCGCCCCCTGCCCCGCGCGGTTGGGCACCATCATCTTGAAGTAGGTCACGCGCTTCACGCTATCCGCCATGAGCGTCTCCTCCTTGAGATCTCCCGTCGATCGTGAATGTCAGGGAACGCTCGCCGACGGCCGCGCATTTCCTCGGCCGTCGGCGAGGCGTGGAATGGTCGGGGTGAGAGGATTTGAACCTCCGACTCCCTGCTCCCAAAGCAGGTGCGCTACCGGGCTGCGCCACACCCCGTACTTGCGTGAATGTTATCACTATTAACCGCCTCCGCGAATCTCCCTACGTCAACAGGTGTGCCTGGGAGAGCTGCCTGGGAGAGAGCTGAGGTATGCGCCTTTGTTATCAGTCTGTCGCCAACGCGTCGAGCAACGCCCGCGCATCCTTCAGGTCGGCGGTATCGAATCCTTCGGTGAACCAGCCGTAGACCTCCGCCAAAGGGCGTCGGGCCTCCTCGCGGTTGCCCCGTCGTCGGAGCAGGCGGCTCAAGCTCATCGCTGCTCGCAGCTCCAGCGACTTCGCGCTCTGCCGCCGAGCGATGTCGACGGCCTCCCGGAAGCAGCGTTCCGCGTCGTCTGCGTCGGGACCGTCGCGGGCCAGGAGCAATTCCCCTTTGAGCCGGAACAGCTCGGCCTCGTTGAAGCGGGCCGACGTCTCTCGCGCGCGCGCCAGGCCTTTGCTGACCGCCTCCAGCGCCTGGTCGATGAGGCCAGCGCCGCGATACGTTTCGGCGAGTGACGCCCAACCGTGTGGCTGTTCGAGCACGGCCCCCGCGCTCCGACAAACGTCCATTCCGCGGATGATGACCGTGGCGCCTTCGTCCGTTCGGCCTTCCTGCGCGATCGCCCAGCCGTGCTCGACCAGGCCATTGCCGAGAAAATTGACGGCCGCCTGTTCCGTCGACAAGGCAATGGCGGTCTCGGCGAGGGCCCTGGCACGAGGGCCCTCTCGACGAAGATGATGTACCAGGGCGCCGAACCAGACAGCCAGGATCATGCTGACCGTCTGGGACAGGTCATCCGCGAGCGCGATGGCCTCCTCGGCACGCCGAGCGGCTCGGTCGGGATAGCCCAGGTACCACAGCGCATATGCTGAGAAACCCCGGCATGCGACACCGGGGTCATAGCCGGCATGCTGGTGGGCGAGAGTGCGATGCTCGTCCGGGCGATACAGCTCGATGCCCTGCTCCAGATGCTCCAGGGAGCGAGTGAAGTCGCCGCACCAGTACAGCGTGTCGCCGAGGACGTCGTGGGCGACCAGCCGCAACACCGGGTCGCCGGCCGTCTGAGCCAGTCGGAGCAGCTCTTCGCCCAGTTCCAGTGCGGTCTTCAGATCGCCACGGAGCTCGTGGTATTCCCAGAGGCCTCTCAGCACGGCGAAGAGCTCTGACCGCTCGCCCCCCTGCCGGCACAGAGTCAGCGCTCGCGTGTAGTTCTCCTCCACTTCGCGCGCTCCGAGACCCTTCGTGGACATCAAGGCCGGCCCCAGGGCTGTCCGCAGGGTGAGTTCGCGCTGGAGCCGGCCGCGAGTGTCGGGCAGCTTCGCGAGGAGGTTCAGCCCCTTCGTGAAATGCCCGATGCTTTCGACGTTCGCTGAACGTTCGACCGCGCGTTGACCCGCTTGCTGCCAGTAGGCGATCGCCTGGTCGGCCAGACCGGCTTCCGTGTAGTGGTGGGCGACGAGCTCCGGTTGCGTTCCCGTCGTCTCCGGGAATCGTTCGACGAGGGTGTCGGCAATTCTCGTGTGGAGCTGCTGCCTCCGGCTCATGAGCATCGACTGGTAGGCGGTGTCCTGGATCAGCGCGTGCTTGAAGATGTACGTGGCATTGGGGGGCACGCCGCGCTGATGAAGCAGGTCGGACTCGCCGAGCTTGGCCAGCGCCCGTTGCAACGTCGTGTCGTCGATGGACGCGGTGGCGCGCAGCAGCTCGTAATGAAAGCTGCGTCCGATCGCCGCGCCGACTTGCGCCACCTCCTTGACCGTGGCCAGTCGATCGAGCCGGGCCATGAGCGAGTCCTGGAGCGTCGAGGGAATCGCCAACGGAGGAAGGGCGTTGCTGAGCTCGTAGCGGTCATCCTGCTCCCGAAGCCAATCGGATTCGAGCACCATTCTCGTGAGTTCTTCCACGAACAAGGGAACGCCGTCGGTTTTTGCCACGACCTGCTGCAGGACTTCGGCGGGCAGGGTCTTTCCGCCCGCCATTCGCTCGACCATCAACTCGGTCTGCTGTCGCGTCACTCGGTTGACCGTGAGGTACGTAAAGTGGCTGCGATTGGCCCACGGCGGTCGAAATTCCGGCCGCGACGTCATGAGCAACAAGATCGATGCGGCCGGCACCTGACCGACGACGAAATCGACGAGCTCGCGCGTGGACGGGTCGGCCCAGTGAAGATCTTCGACGATGAAGAGGACCGGTTGCTCGGCGGCGAGCGCCAAGAGCAGGGCGACGATGGCCTCGAACGTCTTCTCCTTCTGGCGTTGAGGCGTGAGACTCAAGGGCGGGTGTTGCTCGGGAACGGCAACGGACAGGAACGCGGCCCAGAGCGACACCACCTCGGGCTGGGCCAGCCCATAGCGGACGAGTCCCGCTTCGATCTTCCCGAACCGCTCGGCGGGCGCGTCGTCTCGATCGAACCGGAGCGAGCGCTCGAAGAGGTCGATGAGCGGATAGAGGGCGCTATCTTGATGGTAGGGAGAGCAGCGAGATTCCCACCTGAGGTGCCGCTCCGCCGCAATGTGATCCTTCAAGACCCGAACCAGCCGTGATTTGCCGATCCCGGGCTCGCCACTGAGCAACACCACGTGGCCGCGTCCATCCTTGACGTGCTCCCAGCGATCGAGGAGCAGGCCGACTTCCTGATCGCGCCCCACCAGCGGCGTGAGCGTCCCCGCCGCCGAACCTTCCAGCGAATCCGCCGCCCCGCCGTCACCATGGACCCGGTACGCGCGCAGCGGTACCGGCAGCCCCTTGAGAACCTGCGCGCCGAGGTCAGTCGCCATGACCGATCCCCGCAGGAGTCGATGCGTCGCGGCGCTGATCACGACGGTATCGGCCTCTGCGATCGCCTGGAGGCGCGCCGCGACGTTCGGCGTTTCACCAAGCGCCAGCTCTTCGCGGCGGCCCGCTCCCCCGATTTCTCCGATTACCACCGGCCCCGTGTGAATGCCGACCCGGACGGCAAGGGTGATCCCTCTCTCGCGCTGCAGGCGCGCATTCAGCGTCGCCATCGCGTCGATGATACCGAGGCCGGCGCGTACGGCGCGCCGAGGGTCGTGCTCGCTGGCGACCGGATACCCGAAATACACGAGCAGACCGTCACCAAGATACTGCGCGACATTGCCGTGAAGCTGGCCGATCACGGCATCACATACCTGCTGGTAGGAACGCACGACGTCGCGGAGCACCTCGGGATCGAGCCGGGCGGCCAGCTCTGTCGATCCGACGAGGTCGCAGAACATCACGGTCAGTTGCCGGCGTTGCGCCTCTGCAGGACTCTTCGAGGAGCGGTCGATCTCGGTCACGTCGGCGGCGGGGGCGGCCTCCGCCCGGCCAAGATGTATTGGCTCGGATGTCGGTGCGGGAATCGGGGCCAGCGGTGCTCCGCAGCTATCGCAGAACTTGCTCCCGGCCTCGGTCTTCGCGCCACAGCTCGAACAGACGGCAGCGAACAGGGCACCGCACTCGCGACAGAATCGTGCCTCCTCGCGATTCTCTGCCTGGCACCGGGGACATTTCATGTCGCAACCTCCAGTCCCGGTTTGCGCGCACCCTCGCCGTGGCCGGCCCACCCAAGCGTCTCGAATACCCGTCGGCAGGCTCTGCCGGCACCTTGCCTCGGTCGACGACGCGCAGCCACCGTAGCACAGCTTGCCTCGGTGGACCTCGCCAGTCGCCGTGACACGCAGGAAGCCGTGCTACGTTGCGGGGGTCCCCGGGCCTGACGTATGATACGCGGCGATTCGAAAGCCCAGAGGCGATGCTGTCCCGAGCGCCGAGGCCACGGGGGACCCTGTCACGGCTGAGCTCCTCGCCGTCACCAGCATCACCAAGCGCTTCGGCGGCGTCGAGGCGCTCGCCGGGTGCACCCTCTCCGTTGGCGAAGGTTCCATCACGGGTCTCATCGGGCCGAACGGCGCGGGCAAGACAACGCTCTTCAACGTGATCAGCGGCCTCACCCCGGCCGACGGCGGCCAGATCCGTCTGGGCACCGATCGTCTCGACGGGCTTCCCGCGCACGCCATCGCCCGGCGAGGCGTCGGGCGCACCTTCCAGATCCCGCGTCCACTCGGGCGGATGACCGTGCTGGAGAACGTGCTCGTCTACGCCCACGATCAGCCGGGCGAAAGGCTCGCCCGCGTGTTCACGGCGCCGAAGCGCGTGAGGGCCGAGGAGAACCACGCGCGCGAGCGCGCGCATGCGTTGCTCGAGTCCGTGGAGCTCGCGCATCTCGCGGCCGCGCGGGCGGAGACGCTTTCCGGCGGCCAGAAGAAGCTGCTCGAGCTCGCGCGAGCGCTCATGAGCGATCCCCGCATCATCCTGCTCGACGAACCCGGCGCCGGCGTGAACCCGACGCTGATGCGGTCGCTCGTCGAGGCGATCCAGGCGCTCCGGGCGGCCGGGCGGACGTTCCTCCTGATCGAGCACGACATGGATCTCGTCACCGAGCTCTGCGATCCGGTCATCGTGATGGCCCAGGGGCGCAAGCTCATGGAGGCCCCGTTCGCGGAGGTCCGGCACGATGCGCGGGTGCTCGAAGCCTATCTCGGGACAGCCCGGTGACCGCGCTTCTCGAGGTGCACGATCTTTCCGCCGGCTACGGCGACAACGACATCCTCCATGGTCTCTCGCTTCACGTCGACGACGGTGAGCTGGTCGCCGTCATCGGACCGAACGGGGCTGGAAAGTCGACCCTGCTGAAGACCCTGGCCGGGCTCGTGCGCCCGCGCTCCGGGCACATCGCGCTGGGCGGCGCCGACATCACGGGCGCGGGCAGCCAGCGCATCGTGGCGAGCGGGCTTTGCTACGTGCCCCAGGAGGCAAACGTGTTTGCGTCGCTCAGCGTGTGGGA
This sequence is a window from Candidatus Methylomirabilota bacterium. Protein-coding genes within it:
- a CDS encoding ABC transporter ATP-binding protein gives rise to the protein MTKRFGGVEALAGCTLSVGEGSITGLIGPNGAGKTTLFNVISGLTPADGGQIRLGTDRLDGLPAHAIARRGVGRTFQIPRPLGRMTVLENVLVYAHDQPGERLARVFTAPKRVRAEENHARERAHALLESVELAHLAAARAETLSGGQKKLLELARALMSDPRIILLDEPGAGVNPTLMRSLVEAIQALRAAGRTFLLIEHDMDLVTELCDPVIVMAQGRKLMEAPFAEVRHDARVLEAYLGTAR
- a CDS encoding adenylate/guanylate cyclase domain-containing protein, whose amino-acid sequence is MTEIDRSSKSPAEAQRRQLTVMFCDLVGSTELAARLDPEVLRDVVRSYQQVCDAVIGQLHGNVAQYLGDGLLVYFGYPVASEHDPRRAVRAGLGIIDAMATLNARLQRERGITLAVRVGIHTGPVVIGEIGGAGRREELALGETPNVAARLQAIAEADTVVISAATHRLLRGSVMATDLGAQVLKGLPVPLRAYRVHGDGGAADSLEGSAAGTLTPLVGRDQEVGLLLDRWEHVKDGRGHVVLLSGEPGIGKSRLVRVLKDHIAAERHLRWESRCSPYHQDSALYPLIDLFERSLRFDRDDAPAERFGKIEAGLVRYGLAQPEVVSLWAAFLSVAVPEQHPPLSLTPQRQKEKTFEAIVALLLALAAEQPVLFIVEDLHWADPSTRELVDFVVGQVPAASILLLMTSRPEFRPPWANRSHFTYLTVNRVTRQQTELMVERMAGGKTLPAEVLQQVVAKTDGVPLFVEELTRMVLESDWLREQDDRYELSNALPPLAIPSTLQDSLMARLDRLATVKEVAQVGAAIGRSFHYELLRATASIDDTTLQRALAKLGESDLLHQRGVPPNATYIFKHALIQDTAYQSMLMSRRQQLHTRIADTLVERFPETTGTQPELVAHHYTEAGLADQAIAYWQQAGQRAVERSANVESIGHFTKGLNLLAKLPDTRGRLQRELTLRTALGPALMSTKGLGAREVEENYTRALTLCRQGGERSELFAVLRGLWEYHELRGDLKTALELGEELLRLAQTAGDPVLRLVAHDVLGDTLYWCGDFTRSLEHLEQGIELYRPDEHRTLAHQHAGYDPGVACRGFSAYALWYLGYPDRAARRAEEAIALADDLSQTVSMILAVWFGALVHHLRREGPRARALAETAIALSTEQAAVNFLGNGLVEHGWAIAQEGRTDEGATVIIRGMDVCRSAGAVLEQPHGWASLAETYRGAGLIDQALEAVSKGLARARETSARFNEAELFRLKGELLLARDGPDADDAERCFREAVDIARRQSAKSLELRAAMSLSRLLRRRGNREEARRPLAEVYGWFTEGFDTADLKDARALLDALATD
- a CDS encoding carbonic anhydrase; the encoded protein is MSGRGAGFSRRDVLRLTALGAGLVLARSPATHAAGPGGAGPPPDEVLRRLREGNERFVRGAPLSPRRRPEDFRPLAEGQRPLAVIVGCADSRVPPEILFDQGVGDLFVVRVAGNVIGGAGAFVKGSIEYGIVELGTSLVMVLGHSECGAVKAAVKHLDDRDALPGSIGPLVNSIRPAVLKAKSRSGDPLDNAIRANVEIGVGQLRSLQPIVAPAVKRGAVQVVGAVYDLSTGRVSLIG